A region of Ictalurus furcatus strain D&B chromosome 1, Billie_1.0, whole genome shotgun sequence DNA encodes the following proteins:
- the top1mt gene encoding DNA topoisomerase I, mitochondrial isoform X1, translating into MKTCYGALTLLIRFSVKFDRTAFACHSVRKYARTAARVRVPRWEEGKHADGQKWKSLEHKGPLFPPEYEPLPSNVPFLYDGKPVQLSLAAEEVATFYAKMLDHEYTTKENFQNNFFTDWREVMTEDERKLIKKLSKCDFSKIHKYFVEKSEEKKNMTKEEKQVLKEEANKLTEEYGFCLLDGHKEKIGNFRLEPPGLFRGRGEHPKMGKLKKRVQPEDVIINCSQDAKVPEPPAGHHWKRVQHENTVTWLASWVENIHGHIKYIMLNPSSKLKGEKDWQKYETARKLKLRVDAIRREYRKAWTAREMKQRQRGVALYFIDKLALRAGNEKDDDTADTVGCCSLRVEHITLHKHQDGQDYVVEFDFLGKDSIRYYNKVPVEKQVFKNLKLFMENKDPEDDLFDRISTIYLNKKLNEAMPGLTAKVFRTFNASTTLQEQLDKLTIDDMTVEEKLLAYNRANRAVAILCNHQRAAPKTFEKSMLALQEKIKKKTEEVEKAKKELKQAKKDHKEQPSEKSKKLVEKKEKALKRLSEQLKKLKLQETDREENKVIALGTSKLNYLDPRITVAWCKKHNVPVEKIYNKTHRAKFAWAIDMADENFQF; encoded by the exons ATGAAAACGTGTTATGGTGCTTTGACTCTGCTGATTCGCTTTTCCGTGAAGTTTGATAGAACTGCGTTTGCGTGTCACTCCGTCAGAAAATATGCTCGTACCGCTGCAAGGGTGCGCGTGCCAAG GTGGGAGGAAGGGAAGCACGCCGATGGTCAGAAGTGGAAAAGTCTTGAGCATAAAGGGCCTCTCTTCCCACCAGAATATGAACCTTTACCAAGcaatgtgccatttttatatgaTG gaaaGCCTGTGCAACTTAGCCTGGCTGCTGAAGAAGTAGCAACTTTCTATGCCAAGATGCTGGATCATGAGTACACCACCAAGGAgaattttcaaaataatttcttCACTGACTGGAGGGAG GTAATGACAGAAGATGAGAGGAAATTAATCAAGAAGCTGTCCAAGTGTGACTTCAGCAAAATCCATAAATACTTTGTGGAAAAgtcagaagaaaagaagaacatgaccaaagaagaaaaacag GTTTTAAAGGAGGAAGCTAATAAACTAACCGAGGAGTATGGATTCTGTCTGCTGGATGGACATAAGGAGAAAATAGGCAATTTTCGTCTGGAGCCTCCAGGGCTGTTTAGAGGACGAGGGGAACACCCCAAAATGGGCAAGCTGAAGAAACGCGTCCAGCCTGAGGATGTAATTATTAACTGCAGTCA AGATGCGAAGGTCCCAGAGCCACCTGCAGGCCATCACTGGAAGAGAGTGCAGCATGAAAACACGGTCACGTGGCTGGCATCATGGGTGGAGAACATCCATGGACACATTAAGTACATCATGCTCAATCCCAGCTCCAAACTCAAG GGTGAGAAGGACTGGCAGAAGTATGAAACTGCACGTAAGCTGAAACTGAGAGTGGATGCTATCAGACGTGAGTACCGAAAGGCCTGGACTGCTCGAGAGATGAAACAAAGACAACGAGGAGTCGCTTTATACTTCATCGACAAG CTAGCTCTGAGGGCTGGTAATGAGAAGGATGATGATACCGCAGACACGGTGGGCTGCTGTTCTCTGCGTGTAGAGCACATTACTCTCCACAAGCACCAGGATGGTCAGGACTACGTAGTGGAGTTTGACTTCCTGGGCAAGGACTCCATCCGGTACTACAACAAAGTGCCTGTGGAAAAACAA GTTTTCAAAAACTTGAAACTTTTCATGGAAAACAAGGATCCAGAAGATGACCTATTCGACAGAATTTCT ACAATCTATCTCAATAAGAAGCTGAATGAGGCAATGCCTGGACTGACCGCCAAAGTGTTTCGAACTTTCAATGCTTCCACCACTCTGCAGGAGCAGCTGGACAAACTCACCATCG atgATATGACTGTGGAGGAAAAACTGCTGGCGTATAACCGAGCCAACAGAGCTGTGGCTATACTCTGCAACCACCAGAGGGCGGCACCCAAAACATTTGAGAAGTCCATGTTGGCTCTTCAGGAGAAG ATCAAGAAGAAAACGGAGGAAGTGGAGAAAGCCAAAAAGGAGCTGAAGCAAGCAAAGAAAGATCACAAGGAGCAACCATCAGAGAAGTCAAAGAA GCTGgtggagaagaaggagaaagctTTGAAGAGGCTGTCAGAACAGTTAAAGAAGCTGAAGCTGCAGGAAACGGACCGAGAGGAGAACAAGGTCATCGCTCTGGGCACTTCCAAGCTCAACTACCTCGACCCCCGCATCACTGTGGCCTG GTGTAAGAAGCACAACGTTCCTGTGGAGAAGATCTACAACAAGACTCACAGGGCGAAGTTTGCCTGGGCTATTGACATGGCTGATGAAAACTTCCAGTTCTAA
- the top1mt gene encoding DNA topoisomerase I, mitochondrial isoform X2 codes for MLDHEYTTKENFQNNFFTDWREVMTEDERKLIKKLSKCDFSKIHKYFVEKSEEKKNMTKEEKQVLKEEANKLTEEYGFCLLDGHKEKIGNFRLEPPGLFRGRGEHPKMGKLKKRVQPEDVIINCSQDAKVPEPPAGHHWKRVQHENTVTWLASWVENIHGHIKYIMLNPSSKLKGEKDWQKYETARKLKLRVDAIRREYRKAWTAREMKQRQRGVALYFIDKLALRAGNEKDDDTADTVGCCSLRVEHITLHKHQDGQDYVVEFDFLGKDSIRYYNKVPVEKQVFKNLKLFMENKDPEDDLFDRISTIYLNKKLNEAMPGLTAKVFRTFNASTTLQEQLDKLTIDDMTVEEKLLAYNRANRAVAILCNHQRAAPKTFEKSMLALQEKIKKKTEEVEKAKKELKQAKKDHKEQPSEKSKKLVEKKEKALKRLSEQLKKLKLQETDREENKVIALGTSKLNYLDPRITVAWCKKHNVPVEKIYNKTHRAKFAWAIDMADENFQF; via the exons ATGCTGGATCATGAGTACACCACCAAGGAgaattttcaaaataatttcttCACTGACTGGAGGGAG GTAATGACAGAAGATGAGAGGAAATTAATCAAGAAGCTGTCCAAGTGTGACTTCAGCAAAATCCATAAATACTTTGTGGAAAAgtcagaagaaaagaagaacatgaccaaagaagaaaaacag GTTTTAAAGGAGGAAGCTAATAAACTAACCGAGGAGTATGGATTCTGTCTGCTGGATGGACATAAGGAGAAAATAGGCAATTTTCGTCTGGAGCCTCCAGGGCTGTTTAGAGGACGAGGGGAACACCCCAAAATGGGCAAGCTGAAGAAACGCGTCCAGCCTGAGGATGTAATTATTAACTGCAGTCA AGATGCGAAGGTCCCAGAGCCACCTGCAGGCCATCACTGGAAGAGAGTGCAGCATGAAAACACGGTCACGTGGCTGGCATCATGGGTGGAGAACATCCATGGACACATTAAGTACATCATGCTCAATCCCAGCTCCAAACTCAAG GGTGAGAAGGACTGGCAGAAGTATGAAACTGCACGTAAGCTGAAACTGAGAGTGGATGCTATCAGACGTGAGTACCGAAAGGCCTGGACTGCTCGAGAGATGAAACAAAGACAACGAGGAGTCGCTTTATACTTCATCGACAAG CTAGCTCTGAGGGCTGGTAATGAGAAGGATGATGATACCGCAGACACGGTGGGCTGCTGTTCTCTGCGTGTAGAGCACATTACTCTCCACAAGCACCAGGATGGTCAGGACTACGTAGTGGAGTTTGACTTCCTGGGCAAGGACTCCATCCGGTACTACAACAAAGTGCCTGTGGAAAAACAA GTTTTCAAAAACTTGAAACTTTTCATGGAAAACAAGGATCCAGAAGATGACCTATTCGACAGAATTTCT ACAATCTATCTCAATAAGAAGCTGAATGAGGCAATGCCTGGACTGACCGCCAAAGTGTTTCGAACTTTCAATGCTTCCACCACTCTGCAGGAGCAGCTGGACAAACTCACCATCG atgATATGACTGTGGAGGAAAAACTGCTGGCGTATAACCGAGCCAACAGAGCTGTGGCTATACTCTGCAACCACCAGAGGGCGGCACCCAAAACATTTGAGAAGTCCATGTTGGCTCTTCAGGAGAAG ATCAAGAAGAAAACGGAGGAAGTGGAGAAAGCCAAAAAGGAGCTGAAGCAAGCAAAGAAAGATCACAAGGAGCAACCATCAGAGAAGTCAAAGAA GCTGgtggagaagaaggagaaagctTTGAAGAGGCTGTCAGAACAGTTAAAGAAGCTGAAGCTGCAGGAAACGGACCGAGAGGAGAACAAGGTCATCGCTCTGGGCACTTCCAAGCTCAACTACCTCGACCCCCGCATCACTGTGGCCTG GTGTAAGAAGCACAACGTTCCTGTGGAGAAGATCTACAACAAGACTCACAGGGCGAAGTTTGCCTGGGCTATTGACATGGCTGATGAAAACTTCCAGTTCTAA